Proteins from one Catenulispora sp. GP43 genomic window:
- a CDS encoding heavy-metal-associated domain-containing protein, with protein MTELTVIQTEASAASGCSCCATADSAAVAAAPKESLVSEDVTTTVYTVSGMTCGHCVKSVTEEVSAIDGVRQVEVVLETGLVTVTSAAPLAAEAVEAAVEEAGYTLVH; from the coding sequence ATGACCGAGCTGACTGTGATCCAGACTGAGGCCTCCGCCGCCTCGGGCTGTTCTTGTTGTGCCACAGCCGATTCCGCAGCCGTCGCCGCCGCCCCGAAGGAGAGCCTCGTGTCCGAGGACGTCACGACCACCGTTTACACCGTATCGGGCATGACCTGCGGTCACTGCGTCAAGTCGGTGACGGAGGAGGTCAGCGCGATCGACGGCGTGCGGCAGGTGGAGGTGGTCCTGGAGACCGGCCTGGTCACCGTCACCAGTGCCGCCCCGCTCGCGGCCGAGGCCGTCGAGGCCGCCGTCGAGGAGGCCGGCTACACCCTGGTCCACTGA
- a CDS encoding alpha/beta family hydrolase, with product MPELITTPAGDARLTRFPTPARTKRRAVLALGHGAGGGIEAADLQALAGALPASGIEVVLVEQPWRVAGKKIASAPKTLDLGWVPVAEVLRKRARKTPFVVGGRSAGARVACRTGLETGAVGVVALSFPLHPPGKPEKSRIEELRDSGLPTLIVQAGADTFGTASEFRGLPGTHRLVGLPAGDHAFKVKKGDPPVLDAVVAAVTEWIETLLR from the coding sequence GTGCCAGAACTGATCACCACTCCGGCCGGCGACGCCAGGCTCACCCGCTTCCCGACACCGGCGCGCACCAAGCGCCGGGCGGTCCTGGCGCTCGGGCACGGCGCGGGCGGGGGCATCGAGGCCGCCGACCTGCAGGCGCTGGCCGGGGCGCTCCCGGCGTCCGGCATCGAGGTGGTGCTCGTCGAGCAGCCCTGGCGGGTCGCGGGCAAGAAGATCGCGTCGGCGCCGAAGACCCTCGACCTGGGGTGGGTGCCGGTCGCCGAGGTGTTGCGCAAGCGCGCCCGCAAGACGCCGTTCGTCGTCGGCGGGCGCAGCGCCGGGGCGCGGGTGGCGTGCCGCACCGGGCTCGAGACCGGGGCGGTCGGCGTGGTCGCGCTCTCCTTTCCGCTGCACCCGCCGGGCAAGCCGGAGAAGTCGCGCATCGAGGAACTCCGCGACAGCGGGCTGCCGACGCTGATCGTGCAGGCCGGCGCCGACACGTTCGGGACCGCGTCGGAGTTCCGCGGGCTGCCGGGCACGCACCGGCTGGTCGGGCTGCCGGCCGGCGACCACGCGTTCAAGGTGAAGAAGGGTGATCCGCCGGTGCTGGACGCGGTGGTGGCCGCGGTCACGGAGTGGATCGAAACGCTGCTGCGGTAA
- the lpdA gene encoding dihydrolipoyl dehydrogenase — MSTHFDVVVLGAGPGGYTAAVRATQLGKKVAVVEERYWGGVCLNVGCIPSKALLRNAELAHIVQHEAKTFGISSNGPITFDYGAAYERSRQVADGRVKGVHYLMRKNKIEEYDGRGTFLDQRTLSVAKSDGTTETLTFDHCIIATGARTRLLPGTQLSERVVTYEEQILSPTLPESIVIAGAGAIGVEFGYVLNSYGVKVTIVEFLERMVPLEDIEVSKELARQYRKLGIDVLTGTRVDAIDDSGPKVRVTVTGKDGAQQVLEADKVLQAIGFAPNVDGYGLDKTGVAITERGAIAVDGRGRTNVPHIFAIGDVTAKVMLAHVAETQAMVAAETIAGAETMEIDFVMVPRATYCQPQIASFGWTEEQARLEGFDVKVAKFPFSANGKAAGLGDAVGFVKVISDAKYGELLGAHLIGPEVTELLPELTLAQQWDLTVHEVGRNIHAHPTLGEAVKEAVHGLAGHMINM, encoded by the coding sequence ATGAGCACGCATTTCGATGTCGTCGTCCTGGGCGCGGGGCCAGGCGGGTACACAGCGGCGGTCCGAGCGACCCAGCTGGGCAAGAAAGTCGCCGTTGTGGAGGAGCGCTACTGGGGCGGGGTGTGCCTCAACGTCGGGTGCATCCCCTCCAAGGCGCTGCTGCGCAACGCGGAGCTGGCGCACATCGTCCAGCACGAGGCGAAGACCTTCGGGATCTCCTCCAACGGCCCGATCACCTTCGACTACGGCGCCGCCTACGAGCGCAGCCGGCAGGTCGCCGACGGCCGGGTCAAGGGCGTCCACTACCTGATGCGCAAGAACAAGATCGAAGAGTACGACGGCCGCGGCACGTTCCTGGACCAGCGCACGCTCAGCGTCGCCAAGTCCGACGGGACCACCGAGACCCTCACCTTCGACCACTGCATCATCGCCACCGGCGCGCGCACCCGGCTGCTGCCGGGGACGCAGCTCTCCGAGCGCGTCGTGACCTACGAAGAGCAGATCCTGTCCCCCACGCTGCCGGAGAGCATCGTGATCGCCGGCGCCGGGGCGATCGGCGTGGAGTTCGGCTACGTGCTGAACAGCTACGGCGTGAAGGTCACGATCGTGGAGTTCCTGGAGCGGATGGTCCCGCTGGAGGACATCGAGGTCTCCAAGGAGCTGGCCCGGCAGTACCGCAAGCTGGGCATCGACGTCCTCACCGGCACCCGGGTCGACGCCATCGACGACTCCGGCCCGAAGGTGCGCGTCACCGTCACCGGCAAGGACGGCGCCCAGCAGGTGCTGGAGGCCGACAAGGTGCTGCAGGCCATCGGCTTCGCGCCGAACGTCGACGGCTACGGCCTGGACAAGACCGGGGTGGCGATCACCGAGCGCGGCGCGATCGCGGTGGACGGCCGCGGCCGCACCAACGTTCCGCACATCTTCGCGATCGGCGACGTCACGGCCAAGGTGATGCTCGCGCACGTGGCCGAGACCCAGGCCATGGTGGCCGCCGAGACCATCGCGGGTGCCGAGACGATGGAGATCGACTTCGTCATGGTGCCGCGCGCCACCTACTGCCAGCCGCAGATCGCCAGCTTCGGCTGGACCGAGGAGCAGGCGCGGCTGGAGGGCTTCGACGTCAAGGTCGCCAAGTTCCCGTTCAGCGCCAACGGAAAGGCCGCGGGTCTGGGCGACGCGGTCGGCTTCGTCAAGGTGATCAGCGACGCCAAGTACGGCGAGCTGCTTGGCGCGCACCTCATCGGCCCTGAGGTGACCGAGCTCCTGCCCGAGCTGACGCTGGCCCAGCAGTGGGACCTGACGGTCCACGAAGTGGGCCGCAACATCCACGCCCACCCGACCCTCGGCGAGGCGGTGAAGGAAGCCGTCCACGGGCTTGCCGGACATATGATTAACATGTAG
- a CDS encoding HAD family hydrolase, producing MDQPRAMLFDFSGTLMHFESAENWVRTVTDQAGLGLDEGEVEHWAGRLKEAGAWYGAYPTHVPDHLAELYETRDLDAPHHRACYIGLIRESGWPWPELVEALYERSNSPEAWVPYPDALEAVSEAKDRGLATALISNISFDIRPHLKHAGLLDLLDAVVLSYEVGMVKPDPKIFQLACDTLGVDPASAVMVGDNAADGGGSALGVRTHYVDLVPVEQRPDSLISVLREITAS from the coding sequence ATGGACCAGCCCCGCGCGATGCTCTTCGATTTCTCCGGCACCCTGATGCACTTCGAATCAGCGGAGAACTGGGTGCGCACCGTCACCGACCAGGCCGGGCTCGGCTTGGACGAGGGCGAGGTGGAGCACTGGGCCGGGCGCCTGAAGGAGGCCGGAGCCTGGTACGGCGCCTATCCGACGCACGTCCCGGACCACCTCGCGGAACTGTATGAGACCCGCGACCTGGACGCGCCGCACCACCGTGCCTGCTATATCGGCCTGATCCGCGAGTCCGGGTGGCCCTGGCCGGAGCTGGTCGAGGCGCTGTACGAGCGCAGCAACTCCCCCGAGGCGTGGGTGCCGTATCCGGACGCGCTGGAGGCCGTGAGCGAGGCCAAGGACCGCGGCCTGGCGACCGCGCTGATCAGCAACATCTCCTTCGACATCCGGCCGCACCTGAAGCACGCGGGGCTGCTGGACCTGCTGGACGCGGTCGTGCTGAGCTACGAGGTCGGCATGGTGAAGCCGGACCCGAAGATCTTCCAGCTGGCGTGCGACACGCTGGGCGTGGACCCGGCGTCGGCCGTCATGGTCGGCGACAACGCGGCCGACGGCGGCGGGTCCGCGCTCGGCGTGCGCACCCACTACGTCGATCTGGTGCCGGTCGAGCAGCGGCCGGACTCGTTGATCAGCGTGCTGCGAGAGATCACGGCTTCGTAG
- a CDS encoding (Fe-S)-binding protein — MAVRLIIGAAITLTAFALAGRRVLMLYRLGRTMQPAEPGRTDQPGRRLWAVVTEVFGQRKLLKWSGPGAAHFAVFWGFVILGATIAEGFGALFDRDFHIPLIGTDAWLGFLEDFFIVAVLAGLLAFAVIRLRQDPEKRGRGSRFFGSHTTAAWVVLFMIFNVMWTLLLYRGAQINTGNFPFPHGAFASQAAGHLLHGAGKTGNDVLETAGLLLSLGVVLSFLVLVVHSKHLHIFLAPFNIAFSRRPRALGPLLPVYSAGKAVDFEDPGEDDKIGRGAIEDFTWKGLLDLATCTECGRCQSQCPAWNTEKPLSPKLLIMSLRDHALAKAPYLLAEGEDAKAALETSAVDVFAEAQRPLVGGADVNGVIDPDILWSCVTCGACVEQCPVDIEHVDHIVDMRRYQVLIETEFPREAGTMLRNLEKNGDPWGRGAKARLEWTAGLPFEVRVLGAGGEERIPDDVEYLFWVGCAGSLDDNAKKTSRNVAELLHEAGVEFMILGSGETCTGDAARRLGQEFLFHELASQNVETLNTAGAKKIVVTCAHCFNTLANEYPQLGGHYEVVHHTELLAKLIKDGRIKPAGEVDVAVTYHDPCYLGRHNRVFDAPRDILGTIPGVKLTEMPRNREKSFCCGAGGARMWMEETIGSRINETRTDEALGTSPDLVTAACPYCIVMLTDGVATRKQQGKADEAVRVADVSEVLLRSVRRPGEASADAGPGTPGQEPATKP, encoded by the coding sequence GTGGCTGTACGACTCATCATCGGCGCGGCGATCACGCTCACGGCGTTCGCGTTGGCCGGACGCCGTGTGCTGATGCTCTATCGCCTGGGCCGCACGATGCAGCCGGCCGAGCCGGGGCGCACAGACCAACCGGGAAGGCGGCTGTGGGCCGTCGTGACCGAGGTCTTCGGGCAGCGCAAGCTCCTGAAATGGTCCGGTCCCGGCGCCGCGCACTTCGCGGTGTTCTGGGGCTTCGTCATCCTCGGCGCGACGATCGCCGAGGGCTTCGGCGCGCTGTTCGACCGGGACTTCCACATCCCGCTCATCGGCACCGACGCCTGGCTGGGCTTCCTGGAGGACTTCTTCATCGTCGCGGTCCTGGCCGGGCTGCTGGCCTTCGCCGTGATCCGCCTCCGTCAGGACCCTGAGAAGCGCGGCCGCGGGTCCCGCTTCTTCGGCTCCCACACCACCGCCGCGTGGGTCGTGCTCTTCATGATCTTCAACGTCATGTGGACCCTGCTGCTCTACCGCGGCGCGCAGATCAACACCGGCAACTTCCCCTTCCCCCACGGCGCGTTCGCCAGCCAGGCCGCCGGCCACCTGCTGCACGGTGCGGGTAAGACCGGCAACGACGTCTTGGAGACCGCCGGCCTGCTGCTCTCGCTCGGCGTGGTCCTGAGCTTCCTGGTGCTGGTCGTGCACTCCAAGCACCTGCACATCTTCCTGGCCCCGTTCAACATCGCCTTCTCCCGCCGCCCCCGCGCCCTGGGCCCGCTGCTGCCGGTCTACTCGGCCGGCAAGGCCGTGGACTTCGAGGACCCGGGCGAGGACGACAAGATCGGCCGCGGCGCGATCGAGGACTTCACCTGGAAGGGCCTGCTGGACCTGGCCACCTGCACCGAGTGCGGCCGCTGCCAGTCGCAGTGCCCGGCCTGGAACACCGAGAAGCCGCTGAGTCCGAAGCTGCTCATCATGAGCCTGCGCGACCACGCGCTGGCCAAGGCGCCGTACCTGCTCGCCGAAGGCGAGGACGCCAAGGCGGCGCTGGAGACGAGCGCCGTGGACGTCTTCGCCGAGGCCCAGCGCCCGCTGGTCGGCGGCGCGGACGTCAACGGCGTCATCGACCCCGACATCCTGTGGTCCTGCGTCACCTGCGGCGCCTGCGTCGAGCAGTGCCCGGTGGACATCGAGCATGTCGACCACATCGTCGACATGCGCCGCTACCAGGTCCTGATCGAGACGGAGTTCCCGCGCGAGGCCGGCACGATGCTCCGCAACCTGGAGAAGAACGGCGACCCGTGGGGCCGCGGCGCCAAGGCCCGCCTGGAGTGGACGGCCGGTCTGCCGTTCGAGGTCCGGGTCCTGGGCGCAGGAGGCGAGGAGCGCATCCCCGACGACGTCGAGTACCTCTTCTGGGTCGGCTGCGCCGGCTCCCTGGACGACAACGCCAAGAAGACCTCCCGCAACGTCGCCGAGCTCCTGCACGAGGCCGGCGTCGAGTTCATGATCCTGGGCTCGGGGGAGACCTGCACCGGGGACGCCGCCCGCCGCCTGGGCCAGGAGTTCCTGTTCCACGAGCTGGCGTCGCAGAACGTGGAGACGCTGAACACCGCCGGCGCCAAGAAGATCGTCGTCACCTGCGCGCACTGCTTCAACACCCTGGCCAACGAGTACCCGCAGCTCGGCGGCCACTACGAGGTCGTGCACCACACCGAGCTGCTGGCCAAGCTGATCAAGGACGGGAGGATCAAGCCGGCCGGCGAGGTGGACGTCGCGGTCACCTACCACGACCCCTGCTACCTCGGCCGCCACAACCGCGTCTTCGACGCCCCGCGCGACATCCTCGGCACCATCCCCGGCGTGAAGCTGACCGAGATGCCGCGCAACCGCGAGAAGTCGTTCTGCTGCGGGGCCGGCGGCGCGCGGATGTGGATGGAGGAGACGATCGGCTCGCGGATCAACGAGACCCGGACCGACGAGGCGCTCGGCACCTCGCCCGACCTGGTGACCGCCGCCTGCCCCTACTGCATCGTGATGCTCACCGACGGCGTGGCCACCCGCAAGCAGCAGGGCAAGGCCGACGAGGCGGTGCGGGTCGCCGACGTCTCCGAGGTGCTGCTGCGCTCGGTCCGCAGGCCCGGGGAAGCGTCGGCGGACGCCGGCCCGGGCACGCCCGGCCAGGAACCGGCTACGAAGCCGTGA
- a CDS encoding electron transfer flavoprotein subunit alpha/FixB family protein, which produces MAKVVALVDRDAREGTVRRSACALLTLARRLGEPVAVCPARPDEETIGVLGRHGATEIWCPDSSAISLPGQRGPSESVTGTETDLLVAVARHLDPAAILIAATHRGQEAAARLAIRLDSGIITDAVDIRPGPIAVQRCLADSHLVESTVVRGTPIITVRPEAAVPEPSPAVPAVRTIAVEPSRTRAPRIVATPKPRAAAPALDHADIVVAGGRGLGSRAAFAVLADVAEALGAALAGSHTAAELGWIPPEARVGLTGKTVNPRLYLACGVSGSVRHRAGMQGAKTVVAIGDDPAAPIFKLAELGVVGDARAILPALLEEIRARIPIT; this is translated from the coding sequence ATGGCGAAAGTGGTGGCGCTCGTCGACCGCGACGCGCGCGAGGGCACGGTGCGGCGCTCGGCGTGCGCGCTGCTGACGCTGGCTCGGCGGCTGGGGGAGCCGGTCGCGGTGTGCCCGGCGCGGCCCGACGAGGAGACGATCGGGGTCCTGGGGCGCCACGGCGCGACGGAGATCTGGTGCCCGGACAGTTCTGCGATATCGCTGCCCGGGCAACGGGGCCCGAGCGAATCCGTCACAGGCACGGAAACCGACCTCCTGGTGGCCGTGGCGCGGCATCTCGATCCCGCCGCGATCCTCATAGCCGCCACCCACCGAGGCCAGGAGGCCGCCGCCCGCCTGGCGATCCGTCTCGACTCCGGCATCATCACCGACGCCGTCGACATCCGCCCCGGCCCCATAGCCGTCCAGCGCTGCCTGGCGGATTCCCACCTCGTCGAGTCGACGGTCGTCCGCGGCACCCCGATCATCACCGTCCGCCCCGAGGCCGCCGTCCCCGAGCCGAGCCCCGCGGTCCCGGCCGTGCGCACCATCGCCGTCGAACCCTCCAGGACTCGCGCTCCGCGCATCGTCGCGACCCCCAAGCCCCGCGCCGCCGCGCCCGCCCTGGACCACGCCGACATCGTCGTCGCCGGCGGCCGCGGCCTCGGCTCCCGCGCCGCCTTCGCCGTCCTCGCCGACGTCGCGGAGGCCCTCGGCGCCGCCTTGGCCGGCTCGCACACCGCCGCCGAACTCGGCTGGATCCCGCCGGAGGCGCGCGTCGGCCTCACCGGCAAGACCGTCAACCCGCGCCTGTACCTGGCCTGCGGCGTCTCCGGCTCGGTCCGGCACCGCGCCGGGATGCAGGGGGCGAAGACCGTCGTGGCGATCGGCGACGACCCGGCGGCCCCGATCTTCAAGCTCGCCGAACTCGGCGTCGTGGGTGACGCCCGCGCCATCCTGCCCGCTCTCCTCGAGGAAATCAGAGCCCGTATCCCGATCACCTGA
- a CDS encoding putative bifunctional diguanylate cyclase/phosphodiesterase: MARYAQFGVGSPDPGSDTAFPPAGDGLAEPRPAAPDTAPDHAEPHSHLDPGPDSHRDPDSHLGPGPDSHRDPGSHLGPDSDRPVIAGLVDVRFATTTDPAARESADLSGPTAAPTSPPPAADPDSGPTESFARAWAAALSAAAATPLGFEHSLRVVTPLAEQVVAAPDDPELARKIGVQAAGALIDAHCFQGACVATSIEVIDRHLPPYLRPETRSALRAGLASAFAEGLRERTRAEQASIHEAVLTAYRAGEARFRTVFRNAALGIVITDKHGQVLEVNPALAEMLGVDAYAARGRTIRNLIDPTEPGEYWRGYNALLAGEQTEAEADTRIRRLDGGVVWTHVRTTAVRDDGGDVALVIALHEDVTERRRATDQLRHQATHDALTGLPNRVRLLDAVEELLRSAGPEDRLGLCFLDLDGFKGVNDTLGHQAGDELLTEIAHRLSAATDPRRHVVARMGGDEFVILFRRTQGPQSVFPVIENVLDAVRQPVLLDGHSVTVTASAGLVERPAAGAEATELLRAADITLYWAKSAGKADFALFDEDRNAREVHRYALAQALPAALESGEMFLDYQPIVDLSGGRPPAVEALVRWRHPERGLLKPEEFIPVAEETGAIVELGRWVLDRAVHDAASWPDGPAVAVNVAVRQVHDYNLVREVAAALEASGLPPRRLCLEITETALMDTEDAGLPGPGPAALRTLADMGIGIAVDDFGTGYSNLARLRDLPATSLKIDASFVADLGSQAGGFAESVITSLVALAHAAGMTVTAEGIETGDQARRLTALGVDFGQGFYYSRPVPAARIAAVLERLAAGVQ, encoded by the coding sequence GTGGCACGGTACGCGCAGTTCGGGGTCGGAAGTCCCGACCCCGGGTCGGACACTGCTTTCCCGCCGGCCGGCGATGGTCTCGCCGAGCCGCGCCCCGCCGCGCCGGACACCGCTCCCGACCACGCGGAGCCCCATTCTCATCTCGACCCCGGCCCTGACTCCCATCGCGACCCTGATTCTCACCTCGGCCCGGGCCCTGACTCCCATCGCGATCCTGGTTCCCACCTCGGCCCGGACTCCGACCGCCCCGTCATCGCCGGCCTGGTCGACGTCCGCTTCGCCACCACCACCGACCCGGCCGCCCGCGAGAGCGCCGACTTATCCGGCCCCACGGCTGCGCCTACGTCCCCGCCGCCGGCCGCCGACCCCGACAGCGGCCCCACCGAATCCTTCGCGCGCGCCTGGGCCGCCGCCCTGTCCGCCGCCGCGGCCACGCCGCTCGGCTTCGAGCACTCCCTGCGCGTCGTCACCCCGCTGGCCGAGCAGGTCGTCGCCGCGCCCGACGATCCGGAGCTGGCCCGCAAGATCGGCGTGCAGGCGGCCGGCGCGCTCATCGACGCGCACTGTTTCCAGGGCGCCTGCGTCGCCACCTCCATCGAGGTGATCGACCGCCACCTGCCGCCCTATCTGCGTCCGGAGACCCGCTCCGCGTTGCGGGCCGGTCTGGCCTCCGCCTTCGCCGAGGGCCTGCGCGAGCGCACCCGCGCCGAGCAGGCCTCCATCCACGAGGCCGTGCTCACCGCCTACCGGGCCGGCGAGGCGCGGTTCCGCACCGTGTTCCGCAACGCGGCCCTGGGCATCGTCATCACCGACAAGCACGGCCAGGTGCTGGAGGTGAACCCGGCGCTGGCCGAGATGCTCGGCGTCGACGCCTACGCCGCGCGCGGCCGCACCATCAGGAACCTGATCGACCCGACCGAGCCGGGGGAGTACTGGCGCGGCTACAACGCCCTGCTGGCCGGGGAGCAGACCGAGGCCGAGGCCGACACCCGCATCCGGCGGCTGGACGGCGGCGTGGTGTGGACCCACGTGCGTACCACCGCCGTGCGCGACGACGGCGGCGACGTGGCGCTGGTGATCGCCCTGCACGAGGACGTCACCGAGCGCCGCCGGGCCACCGACCAGCTCCGGCACCAGGCCACCCACGACGCCCTGACCGGCCTGCCGAACCGGGTCCGGCTGCTGGACGCGGTCGAGGAGCTGCTGCGCAGCGCCGGCCCCGAGGACCGCCTGGGCCTGTGCTTCCTGGACCTGGACGGCTTCAAGGGCGTCAACGACACCCTCGGCCACCAGGCGGGCGACGAGCTCCTGACGGAGATAGCGCACCGCCTGTCGGCGGCCACCGACCCGCGCCGCCACGTCGTGGCCCGCATGGGCGGCGACGAGTTCGTGATCCTGTTCCGGCGCACCCAGGGCCCGCAGTCGGTGTTCCCGGTCATCGAGAACGTCCTGGACGCGGTCCGCCAGCCGGTCCTGCTCGACGGCCACAGCGTCACCGTCACCGCCAGCGCCGGCCTGGTCGAGCGGCCCGCGGCCGGGGCCGAGGCCACCGAGCTGCTGCGCGCCGCCGACATCACGCTGTACTGGGCCAAGTCGGCCGGCAAGGCCGACTTCGCGCTGTTCGACGAGGACCGCAACGCCCGCGAGGTCCACCGCTACGCCCTGGCCCAGGCGCTGCCGGCGGCCCTGGAGTCCGGCGAGATGTTCCTGGACTACCAGCCGATCGTGGACCTGTCCGGCGGCCGCCCGCCGGCGGTCGAGGCGCTGGTCCGCTGGCGCCACCCGGAACGCGGCCTGCTCAAGCCCGAGGAGTTCATCCCGGTCGCCGAGGAGACCGGCGCCATCGTCGAGCTCGGCCGCTGGGTCCTGGACCGCGCGGTCCACGACGCGGCGTCCTGGCCGGACGGCCCCGCGGTCGCGGTGAACGTCGCGGTCCGCCAGGTGCACGACTACAACCTGGTCCGCGAGGTGGCGGCCGCTCTGGAGGCCTCCGGCCTGCCGCCCCGCCGCCTGTGCCTGGAGATCACCGAGACCGCGCTGATGGACACCGAGGACGCCGGCCTGCCCGGCCCCGGCCCCGCCGCCCTGCGCACCCTGGCCGACATGGGCATCGGCATAGCGGTCGACGACTTCGGCACCGGCTACTCCAACCTGGCCCGGCTGCGCGACCTGCCCGCCACCTCGCTGAAGATCGACGCCTCCTTCGTCGCCGACCTCGGCAGCCAGGCCGGCGGCTTCGCCGAGTCGGTGATCACCAGCCTGGTGGCCCTGGCCCACGCCGCCGGCATGACGGTCACCGCCGAGGGCATCGAGACCGGGGACCAGGCACGCCGGCTGACCGCGCTCGGTGTGGACTTCGGGCAGGGGTTCTACTACTCCAGGCCGGTGCCGGCCGCGCGGATAGCGGCGGTGCTGGAGCGGTTGGCTGCCGGCGTTCAATGA
- a CDS encoding electron transfer flavoprotein subunit beta, producing the protein MKIVVLTKHVPQAVAEVSFGRDLTVDRSAVRCRLQDADEYAVEQAARIACRRLDVQVTALTMGPSGASGALRSALARGADEGVHVLDDALHGSDAPATSLVLAAACRRLGFDLVLCGTASTDSAMSVIPAMLAERLGVPALCCCDTLETEEDMLFATREDAPGTGTEELAAAMPAVVSVTDRSGEPRYPRFEAVADARQKLVRTWSLDDLGIGPDEVGLAAAATKVTGVTRAEARTTTVNEDPAAAAARIADFLTRRQFL; encoded by the coding sequence ATGAAGATCGTCGTTTTGACCAAGCACGTCCCGCAAGCGGTGGCGGAGGTGTCGTTCGGCCGTGATCTGACGGTGGACCGGTCGGCGGTGCGCTGCCGCCTGCAGGACGCCGACGAATACGCGGTCGAGCAGGCCGCGCGCATCGCCTGCCGTCGTCTCGACGTGCAGGTCACCGCCCTGACCATGGGCCCGTCCGGAGCGAGCGGGGCGCTGCGCTCCGCACTGGCCCGCGGCGCCGACGAGGGCGTGCACGTTCTGGACGACGCCCTGCACGGCAGCGACGCCCCGGCCACCTCCCTGGTCCTGGCCGCCGCCTGCCGCCGCCTCGGCTTCGACCTCGTCCTGTGCGGCACCGCCTCCACGGATTCGGCGATGTCCGTGATCCCCGCGATGCTCGCCGAGCGCCTGGGCGTCCCGGCCCTGTGCTGCTGCGACACCCTGGAGACCGAGGAGGACATGCTCTTCGCCACCCGCGAGGACGCCCCCGGCACCGGCACCGAGGAACTGGCCGCCGCGATGCCCGCCGTGGTCTCGGTCACCGACCGCAGCGGCGAACCCCGCTACCCCCGCTTCGAAGCCGTCGCCGACGCCCGCCAGAAGCTGGTCCGCACCTGGTCTCTGGACGACCTGGGCATCGGGCCGGACGAGGTGGGCCTGGCCGCCGCCGCGACGAAGGTCACCGGCGTCACCCGCGCCGAGGCGCGCACCACGACCGTGAACGAGGACCCCGCGGCGGCGGCCGCCCGGATCGCCGACTTCCTGACCCGACGACAGTTCCTCTGA
- a CDS encoding SAM-dependent methyltransferase, with the protein MSDSRPEWAPASIDLDQPSSARVWDYFLGGSHNFEVDRRVAEQAISFKPDMPDLARQVRMFLQRAVRTVAAAGIDQYLDIGAGVPTMGPVHETARQAVPGARVVYVDHDPVAVAHGRAMLAGDPDAAFIQADARSPRAILDHAEVRALIDFDRPVAVLLCSLLHFVSDADDPAALVATLREAVAPGSILVIQHASHDGQSGDIVEMLQMWNANSPEPMYWRTHDEIENLFTGFTILEPGVVQVQQWRPDSEESRQTDLDHVRYASYAAVGTKPAAG; encoded by the coding sequence ATGAGCGACAGCAGACCGGAATGGGCCCCGGCCTCCATCGACCTGGACCAGCCCAGCTCGGCCCGGGTCTGGGACTACTTCCTCGGCGGGTCGCACAACTTCGAGGTGGACCGCCGGGTCGCCGAGCAGGCCATCTCCTTCAAGCCGGACATGCCCGACCTGGCCCGCCAGGTGCGCATGTTCCTGCAGCGCGCGGTCCGCACCGTCGCGGCCGCCGGCATCGACCAGTACCTGGACATCGGCGCCGGCGTGCCCACGATGGGCCCGGTGCACGAGACCGCACGCCAGGCCGTCCCCGGCGCGCGCGTGGTCTACGTCGACCACGACCCGGTCGCCGTCGCCCACGGCCGGGCCATGCTGGCCGGCGACCCCGACGCGGCCTTCATCCAGGCCGACGCCCGCTCCCCGCGGGCCATCCTGGACCACGCCGAGGTCCGGGCCCTGATCGACTTCGACCGCCCGGTCGCGGTGCTGCTGTGCTCGCTGCTGCACTTCGTCTCCGACGCCGACGACCCCGCCGCCCTGGTCGCGACCCTGCGCGAGGCCGTGGCCCCGGGCAGCATCCTGGTCATCCAGCACGCCTCCCACGACGGCCAGTCCGGCGACATCGTCGAGATGCTCCAGATGTGGAACGCCAACTCCCCGGAGCCCATGTACTGGCGCACCCACGACGAGATCGAGAACCTCTTCACCGGCTTCACGATCCTGGAACCGGGTGTGGTGCAGGTGCAGCAGTGGCGCCCGGATTCCGAGGAGAGCCGCCAGACCGACCTGGACCACGTCCGCTACGCCTCCTACGCCGCCGTGGGCACCAAGCCCGCGGCCGGCTGA